In Spinacia oleracea cultivar Varoflay chromosome 5, BTI_SOV_V1, whole genome shotgun sequence, a single window of DNA contains:
- the LOC110776170 gene encoding transcription termination factor MTERF9, chloroplastic: MLKFGSNFNGAQGFNFIHGFRRLVFYSTSISTESNPAFVNYLVESLGFPTQHALSTSDKLSRVRQHRGVKKVGDFNFVENADSVIKFLTKIGFEHSHIRNVVVSAPEILLCNVNKTLIPKTQTIHKMGISGPDFIEVVKVNPSILLLALNSKVVPAIQALKEIMGCDLHVIAILKKSRGKRFYCISRNLVPNVALLRNYGIPIESIQKYVLKLSTALVQKTELLKDVVIRVEEKLGIPRDSPQFLFGIHLLSSLTEKNIQLKREIFKNFGWTESDVVTLFRKCPTCFGLSVASIKKKLDFLMNELNYEPSFLAMQSNLLTCSLEKRIVPRHKVLLVLKEKGLIKIEYSFITAVKLSESQFLKRFVLPFTEVHEVYREHSGTSLEVLTLGSSKPDSDATSC, from the coding sequence ATGCTCAAATTTGGCAGCAACTTCAACGGCGCTCAAGGCTTCAACTTCATCCACGGTTTCCGTCGTCTGGTATTCTATTCAACCTCAATTTCAACCGAATCCAACCCTGCATTCGTTAATTACTTGGTGGAATCTCTAGGGTTTCCCACCCAACACGCTCTCTCCACTTCCGATAAGCTCTCTCGCGTTCGTCAACATCGAGGTGTGAAGAAGGTTGGTGATTTCAATTTCGTTGAAAATGCTGATTCCGTTATTAAATTCCTCACCAAAATTGGATTTGAACATTCTCATATACGAAATGTTGTTGTCTCTGCGCCAGAAATTTTGCTGTGTAATGTCAACAAAACCCTAATTCCTAAGACCCAAACTATTCACAAAATGGGTATTTCTGGGCCCGATTTTATTGAGGTTGTCAAGGTGAATCCTTCAATTCTTTTGTTGGCCTTGAATTCCAAAGTTGTTCCTGCAATCCAAGCTTTGAAGGAGATTATGGGTTGTGATCTCCATGTGATTGCCATTTTGAAGAAATCACGTGGCAAGAGGTTTTATTGTATTTCTAGAAATCTGGTACCAAATGTAGCTTTGTTGAGGAATTACGGAATCCCCATTGAATCAATCCAGAAATACGTACTTAAGTTATCAACCGCTCTTGTCCAGAAAACTGAATTATTAAAGGATGTAGTGATTAGGGTTGAAGAGAAGTTGGGGATTCCTCGAGACTCTCCACAATTCTTGTTTGGAATCCATTTGCTGTCCTCTCTTACCGAGAAGAATATTCAATTGAAAAGGGAAATTTTTAAGAATTTCGGTTGGACTGAATCTGATGTTGTTACTCTTTTCAGAAAATGTCCTACCTGCTTTGGGTTATCTGTTGCTTCAATCAAGAAAAAGTTGGATTTTCTCATGAACGAGCTGAATTACGAGCCTAGTTTCTTGGCAATGCAGAGTAACCTGTTAACTTGTAGCTTGGAAAAGAGAATAGTGCCTAGACATAAGGTCCTCCTAGTCTTGAAGGAGAAAGGTTTAATCAAGATAGAGTACTCTTTTATAACTGCCGTAAAGCTGAGTGAGTCTCAGTTCTTGAAGAGGTTTGTGCTACCGTTTACAGAAGTCCATGAAGTTTATCGCGAACATTCTGGCACTAGTTTGGAGGTGCTAACTCTAGGATCATCAAAACCAGATTCCGATGCCACTTCATGTTAG